In the Arachis ipaensis cultivar K30076 chromosome B10, Araip1.1, whole genome shotgun sequence genome, one interval contains:
- the LOC107624226 gene encoding probable receptor-like protein kinase At1g80640 isoform X1: MCCNSSKDTQQTLKMNPVPMILSMFLILLLHRAVAQTQHHPPFHSPAPAPAPAPVPVSQPIAPLFTSNPIPAALSPGFQVGEQQQHRKSSHNKTVVISVAVATGAVGAVILTLLCFWICHTKRPSKSNKKNQSLHISDTVEKGLIGMKTIGMKGCAPIIDYKQIEKSTNNFDESNILGEGGFGCVYKARLDDNLVVAVKKLHCQTQNAEREFENEVQLLSKIQHPNIIPLLACSINGDTRFIVYQLMQNGSLEAHLHGPTRGSALTWNMRMKIALDTARGLEYLHEHCHPPVIHRDMKSSNILLDANFNAKLSDFGLAITDGSQSKKNIKLSGTLGYVAPEYLLDGKLTDKSDVYAFGVVLLELLLGRKPVEKLAPAQCQSIVTWAMPALTDRSKLRNIVDPVIKDTMDVKHLYQVAAVAVLCVQPEPSYRPLITDVLHSLVPLVPIHLGGTLRSH; encoded by the exons ATGTGTTGCAATTCCTCAAAAGACACACAACAAACATTGAAAATGAACCCTGTTCCTATGATTCTCTCCATGTTCCTGATCCTCCTTCTTCACCGTGCAGTTGCACAAACACAACACCACCCTCCTTTTCATTCTCCTGCACCCGCACCTGCACCTGCACCTGTTCCTGTTTCTCAACCCATTGCTCCACTTTTCACCTCCAATCCCATCCCTGCAGCTCTCTCTCCTG GATTTCAGGTTGGGGAACAACAACAGCACCGAAAAAGTTCACACAACAAAACGGTGGTTATATCTGTGGCCGTAGCCACCGGTGCAGTTGGTGCAGTTATTCTCACTTTGCTATGCTTCTGGATTTGCCATACCAAGCGTCCCTCAAAATCAAACAAGAAGAATCAAAGTCTTCACATCTCAG ATACAGTGGAGAAAGGGCTCATAGGAATGAAGACGATTGGTATGAAAGGTTGTGCTCCAATCATTGATTATAAACAAATAGAGAAAAGCACGAATAATTTTGACGAAAGTAACATCTTGGGTGAAGGAGGTTTTGGATGTGTTTACAAGGCTCGTTTGGATGATAATCTTGTTGTTGCTGTTAAGAAGCtacactgtcaaactcaaaatgcTGAGAGAGAATTCGAG AATGAGGTCCAATTGTTGAGCAAAATTCAGCATCCCAATATAATTCCTCTGCTGGCTTGTAGCATTAATGGGGACACCAGGTTCATCGTTTATCAGTTGATGCAAAATGGATCCTTAGAAGCTCACTTACATG GACCTActagagggtctgcattgacttgGAACATGAGGATGAAGATTGCTCTTGACACGGCAAG AGGATTAGAATATCTGCATGAGCATTGTCACCCTCCTGTCATCCATAGAGATATGAAATCTTCCAATATTCTTTTGGATGCAAACTTCAACGCTAAG CTATCTGATTTTGGGCTTGCCATAACTGATGGGTCCCAAAGCAAGAAGAACATTAAGCTTTCAGGCACATTGGGGTACGTAGCCCCAGAGTACCTTTTAGATG GGAAATTGACAGATAAAAGCGATGTGTATGCATTTGGGGTTGTACTTCTTGAACTTCTGTTAGGAAGGAAGCCTGTGGAGAAACTGGCACCAGCTCAATGCCAATCTATTGTCACATGG GCGATGCCGGCACTGACAGACAGATCCAAACTTAGGAACATTGTGGATCCAGTGATCAAAGATACAATGGATGTCAAGCACTTATATCAGGTTGCTGCTGTTGCTGTTCTCTGTGTTCAGCCTGAGCCAAGTTACCGTCCTCTAATCACTGATGTTCTTCATTCACTTGTCCCTCTTGTTCCCATTCATCTTGGAGGAACACTCAGATCTCATTGA
- the LOC107624226 gene encoding probable receptor-like protein kinase At1g80640 isoform X2, producing MCCNSSKDTQQTLKMNPVPMILSMFLILLLHRAVAQTQHHPPFHSPAPAPAPAPVPVSQPIAPLFTSNPIPAALSPGFQVGEQQQHRKSSHNKTVVISVAVATGAVGAVILTLLCFWICHTKRPSKSNKKNQSLHISVEKGLIGMKTIGMKGCAPIIDYKQIEKSTNNFDESNILGEGGFGCVYKARLDDNLVVAVKKLHCQTQNAEREFENEVQLLSKIQHPNIIPLLACSINGDTRFIVYQLMQNGSLEAHLHGPTRGSALTWNMRMKIALDTARGLEYLHEHCHPPVIHRDMKSSNILLDANFNAKLSDFGLAITDGSQSKKNIKLSGTLGYVAPEYLLDGKLTDKSDVYAFGVVLLELLLGRKPVEKLAPAQCQSIVTWAMPALTDRSKLRNIVDPVIKDTMDVKHLYQVAAVAVLCVQPEPSYRPLITDVLHSLVPLVPIHLGGTLRSH from the exons ATGTGTTGCAATTCCTCAAAAGACACACAACAAACATTGAAAATGAACCCTGTTCCTATGATTCTCTCCATGTTCCTGATCCTCCTTCTTCACCGTGCAGTTGCACAAACACAACACCACCCTCCTTTTCATTCTCCTGCACCCGCACCTGCACCTGCACCTGTTCCTGTTTCTCAACCCATTGCTCCACTTTTCACCTCCAATCCCATCCCTGCAGCTCTCTCTCCTG GATTTCAGGTTGGGGAACAACAACAGCACCGAAAAAGTTCACACAACAAAACGGTGGTTATATCTGTGGCCGTAGCCACCGGTGCAGTTGGTGCAGTTATTCTCACTTTGCTATGCTTCTGGATTTGCCATACCAAGCGTCCCTCAAAATCAAACAAGAAGAATCAAAGTCTTCACATCTCAG TGGAGAAAGGGCTCATAGGAATGAAGACGATTGGTATGAAAGGTTGTGCTCCAATCATTGATTATAAACAAATAGAGAAAAGCACGAATAATTTTGACGAAAGTAACATCTTGGGTGAAGGAGGTTTTGGATGTGTTTACAAGGCTCGTTTGGATGATAATCTTGTTGTTGCTGTTAAGAAGCtacactgtcaaactcaaaatgcTGAGAGAGAATTCGAG AATGAGGTCCAATTGTTGAGCAAAATTCAGCATCCCAATATAATTCCTCTGCTGGCTTGTAGCATTAATGGGGACACCAGGTTCATCGTTTATCAGTTGATGCAAAATGGATCCTTAGAAGCTCACTTACATG GACCTActagagggtctgcattgacttgGAACATGAGGATGAAGATTGCTCTTGACACGGCAAG AGGATTAGAATATCTGCATGAGCATTGTCACCCTCCTGTCATCCATAGAGATATGAAATCTTCCAATATTCTTTTGGATGCAAACTTCAACGCTAAG CTATCTGATTTTGGGCTTGCCATAACTGATGGGTCCCAAAGCAAGAAGAACATTAAGCTTTCAGGCACATTGGGGTACGTAGCCCCAGAGTACCTTTTAGATG GGAAATTGACAGATAAAAGCGATGTGTATGCATTTGGGGTTGTACTTCTTGAACTTCTGTTAGGAAGGAAGCCTGTGGAGAAACTGGCACCAGCTCAATGCCAATCTATTGTCACATGG GCGATGCCGGCACTGACAGACAGATCCAAACTTAGGAACATTGTGGATCCAGTGATCAAAGATACAATGGATGTCAAGCACTTATATCAGGTTGCTGCTGTTGCTGTTCTCTGTGTTCAGCCTGAGCCAAGTTACCGTCCTCTAATCACTGATGTTCTTCATTCACTTGTCCCTCTTGTTCCCATTCATCTTGGAGGAACACTCAGATCTCATTGA